From a single Herbiconiux sp. SALV-R1 genomic region:
- a CDS encoding 6-phosphogluconolactonase, with translation MHEFTTDELEVRVFDDETAMGRAAAADAAARLRQAVAERGEARVVIATGNSQYAFIDALVDQEVPWRHVTVFHMDEYLGIDADHPASFQRWIRERIQNRVHPFQVEYISGLGDPQAEAARYESLLRAAPLDLVCMGIGENGHLAFNEPFDADFSDDRWARVITLTPESRSQQVGEGHFPTVDDVPAQAISLTIPALTSARWVQICAPESRKADAVRATLHEEISEAVPSTFLRRVSGATLYLDAASASGLGSAA, from the coding sequence ATGCACGAGTTCACGACGGACGAGCTGGAGGTGCGCGTCTTCGACGACGAGACGGCGATGGGGCGGGCGGCTGCAGCCGACGCCGCCGCACGCCTGCGGCAAGCGGTCGCCGAGCGGGGGGAGGCGAGAGTGGTGATCGCCACGGGCAACTCGCAGTACGCCTTCATCGATGCGCTCGTCGACCAGGAGGTGCCGTGGCGGCACGTGACGGTGTTCCACATGGACGAGTACCTGGGCATCGACGCCGATCATCCGGCGAGCTTCCAGCGCTGGATCAGGGAGCGCATCCAGAACCGGGTGCACCCTTTCCAGGTCGAGTACATCAGCGGACTCGGCGACCCGCAGGCCGAGGCCGCGCGGTATGAGAGCCTATTGCGGGCGGCGCCCCTCGACCTGGTGTGCATGGGCATCGGCGAGAACGGGCACCTCGCGTTCAACGAGCCGTTCGACGCCGACTTCTCCGACGACCGCTGGGCGCGCGTCATCACCCTGACGCCCGAGTCGCGGTCGCAGCAGGTGGGCGAGGGCCACTTCCCGACGGTCGACGACGTTCCCGCCCAGGCGATCTCGCTGACGATCCCGGCGCTCACCTCGGCGCGATGGGTGCAGATCTGCGCGCCCGAGAGCCGTAAGGCGGATGCGGTGCGCGCCACCCTGCACGAGGAGATCTCCGAGGCCGTGCCGTCGACCTTCCTGCGCCGGGTGTCGGGGGCGACCCTCTATCTCGACGCCGCCTCCGCGTCAGGACTGGGCAGTGCGGCGT
- a CDS encoding DeoR/GlpR family DNA-binding transcription regulator, translated as MATASSTTSVAELTGSRKRSRRLAAILDAVAEQGEISLHGLRELVGGSIATVRRDLTVLADQGLLVRTHGGAKATSSVLELPVDLRDTRFQEAKRRIARAAVALVPRERHAVALSGGSTTAGVARELAHHSDLTVVTNSLSIASLVAPHPRLKVVMTGGILRAQSLELVGVLAEGTFSAVNIGTAILGADGVSAEAGITTHDETEARTNHAMVASARRTIVVADGSKIGRTALAQMCPADLVHVLITDDSADPAELDRLRASGVEIIVVAAGEETPAA; from the coding sequence GTGGCCACCGCATCCAGCACCACCTCCGTCGCCGAACTGACCGGGTCGCGCAAGCGCTCCCGTCGTCTCGCAGCGATCCTTGATGCCGTCGCGGAGCAGGGCGAGATCTCCCTGCACGGCCTGCGCGAGCTGGTCGGCGGCTCCATCGCCACCGTGCGCCGCGACCTCACGGTGCTCGCCGACCAGGGGCTCCTGGTGAGAACGCACGGTGGCGCGAAGGCCACCAGCTCGGTGCTCGAACTCCCGGTCGACCTGCGCGACACCCGGTTCCAGGAGGCGAAGCGGAGGATCGCCCGCGCCGCGGTTGCCCTCGTGCCGCGAGAACGGCACGCCGTCGCCCTGAGCGGCGGGTCGACGACGGCGGGCGTGGCCCGCGAGCTCGCCCACCACTCCGATCTCACGGTGGTCACCAACTCGCTGTCGATCGCCTCGCTGGTGGCACCGCATCCGCGACTCAAGGTGGTGATGACGGGGGGCATCCTGCGCGCCCAGTCGCTCGAGCTCGTGGGCGTGCTCGCCGAAGGCACCTTCTCGGCGGTGAACATCGGCACCGCCATCCTGGGCGCCGACGGCGTCTCCGCCGAGGCCGGCATCACCACCCACGACGAGACGGAGGCCCGCACCAACCACGCCATGGTGGCCAGCGCGCGCCGCACCATCGTGGTGGCCGACGGCTCGAAGATCGGCCGCACCGCCCTCGCGCAGATGTGCCCCGCCGACCTCGTGCACGTGCTCATCACCGACGACTCCGCCGACCCCGCCGAGCTCGACCGCCTGCGCGCGTCCGGTGTCGAGATCATCGTCGTCGCGGCCGGCGAGGAGACCCCGGCGGCGTGA
- a CDS encoding UxaA family hydrolase — translation MTFVRALVLSPADDVAVVTTSCDDGRPIDLSDGSRVVAAGAIPAGHKVAVRDLPADHRVRKYGQVIGATTSPVPRGAHVHTHNLVMDTGDRDHEFAIDVVPPARPPGPEPTFQGYRRADGRVGTRNYVGIVTSVNCSATTARLIAQHFTPAVLAAHPQVDGVMALTHQSGCGIVGDSEGARMLVRTLRGYAEHPNFAAILVLGLGCEMVTLDLLSGSLGSTVIDRLNIQESGGVRSTVALGIERITAMLPAIDALGRAAEPVSELVLGLNCGGSDGLSGITANPALGLASDRLVAWGGSSVLAETPEIYGAEHLLTRRAVDEQTGRRLLARLDWWHDYLQEGAGTLDNNPSPGNKQGGLTTILEKSLGAVAKGGSAPLVDVVEYGERVTQKGFTFMDTPGYDPVSVTGLVAGGANVVVFTTGRGSVFGCKPVPSIKVATNSALARRMRDDIDIDAGMIVEGLQSLGEVGEAIFDRILAVASGEKTASEEIGAGQEEFVPWHIGAVT, via the coding sequence ATGACCTTTGTGCGAGCCCTCGTGCTCTCCCCGGCAGACGACGTCGCCGTCGTGACCACGAGCTGCGACGACGGCAGGCCGATCGACCTGTCCGACGGATCGAGGGTCGTCGCCGCCGGCGCGATACCCGCCGGGCACAAGGTCGCGGTGCGCGACCTGCCCGCCGACCACCGGGTGAGGAAGTACGGGCAGGTGATCGGCGCGACCACCTCCCCGGTGCCGCGGGGCGCGCACGTCCACACCCACAACCTCGTCATGGACACCGGCGACCGCGACCACGAGTTCGCCATCGACGTCGTGCCGCCCGCGCGGCCGCCGGGCCCCGAGCCGACCTTCCAGGGCTACCGGCGCGCCGACGGCAGGGTCGGCACCCGCAACTACGTCGGCATCGTCACCTCGGTGAACTGCTCCGCCACCACCGCCCGGCTCATCGCACAGCACTTCACCCCCGCGGTGCTGGCCGCGCATCCGCAGGTCGACGGCGTGATGGCCCTCACCCACCAGAGCGGATGCGGCATCGTCGGCGACTCGGAGGGAGCGCGCATGCTCGTGCGCACCCTGCGGGGCTATGCCGAGCATCCGAATTTCGCGGCGATCCTCGTACTCGGGCTGGGCTGCGAGATGGTGACGCTCGACCTGCTGAGCGGCTCGCTCGGGAGCACCGTGATCGATCGCCTGAACATCCAGGAGAGCGGAGGCGTGCGCTCGACGGTCGCGCTCGGCATCGAGCGGATCACCGCGATGCTGCCCGCCATCGACGCCCTCGGCCGCGCGGCGGAACCCGTCAGCGAGCTCGTGCTGGGCCTGAACTGCGGCGGCTCCGACGGCCTGTCGGGCATCACCGCCAACCCGGCGCTCGGCCTGGCCTCAGACCGGCTCGTCGCCTGGGGCGGCAGCTCGGTGCTCGCCGAGACCCCCGAGATCTACGGGGCGGAGCACCTGCTCACCCGCCGGGCCGTCGACGAGCAGACGGGCCGCCGGCTGCTCGCCCGCCTCGACTGGTGGCACGACTACCTGCAGGAGGGCGCGGGCACGCTCGACAACAACCCCTCGCCCGGCAACAAGCAGGGCGGCCTCACGACCATCCTCGAGAAGTCGCTCGGCGCCGTGGCGAAGGGTGGCAGCGCACCGCTCGTCGACGTCGTCGAGTACGGCGAGCGGGTGACCCAGAAGGGGTTCACCTTCATGGACACCCCGGGCTACGACCCGGTCTCGGTCACCGGGCTGGTCGCGGGCGGCGCGAACGTCGTCGTGTTCACCACGGGGCGGGGCTCCGTGTTCGGCTGCAAGCCCGTGCCGAGCATCAAGGTCGCCACGAACAGCGCGCTGGCGCGCCGCATGCGCGACGACATCGACATCGACGCCGGCATGATCGTCGAGGGTCTGCAGAGCCTGGGCGAGGTGGGTGAGGCGATCTTCGACCGCATCCTCGCCGTCGCCTCGGGCGAGAAGACCGCGAGCGAGGAGATCGGAGCGGGTCAGGAGGAGTTCGTGCCGTGGCACATCGGGGCGGTCACCTGA